One Electrophorus electricus isolate fEleEle1 chromosome 10, fEleEle1.pri, whole genome shotgun sequence genomic region harbors:
- the s100t gene encoding S100 calcium binding protein T — MSALNSENATTLENAMQLMIQTFHKYSGNEGDKYTLSKAELKEMLTQELGNYLGNAQDKDAVDKVMGDLDSNNDGEVDFTEFVILVGALTVACNDFFLEYHNDDCKKPGAKQ; from the exons ATGTCAGCCCTGAACTCTGAGAATGCCACCACACTGGAGAACGCCATGCAGCTGATGATCCAGACCTTCCACAAGTACTCAGGCAATGAAGGAGACAAGTATACACTCAGCAAGGCGGAGCTGAAGGAGATGTTAACCCAGGAGCTGGGAAACTACCTGGGG AACGCGCAGGACAAGGATGCTGTCGATAAAGTGATGGGAGACTTGGACTCGAACAATGATGGTGAGGTGGACTTCACGGAGTTCGTCATCCTCGTGGGCGCACTCACCGTGGCCTGCAACGACTTCTTCCTCGAGTACCACAACGACGACTGCAAGAAGCCTGGCGCCAAACAGTAG
- the she gene encoding SH2 domain-containing adapter protein E, translating to MAKWFKDFPTSLKTGSDRIRSASESGTQARPKPVPNSGTGAKGSLRKNSGAENASGGGVGSLLSGRNRKNSAIELGRNHSSTASGSAKDGKIWEILIPGKSKKNPRMEGFEDHRTLRTTSSADPYMSRMVKVDKQEKGSKYVNTAADTERGKSPLKTETLIILEDYADPYDAEKTREQREAEREGENDGYMEPYDAQLIITEIRRRGSKDLLKVCVVLNGGEGEGSGEAQIYDVPYEDVLEGIPLTRPESDLRPPTEYELPWEWKKGQIVRALSAQFDAVERVAKDDGAPPAVKQHTLRSVKSWTSKSLRPSPPSPTTPSAPGTCPDTDSPKVDPTLPLEKQSWYHGSVSRQEAEAQLQNCREASFLVRDSESATSKYSIALKTSQGCVHIIVAQTKECGYTLDQSSCVFPSIPEVVYHYCTRRLPFTGAEHMTLLHPVPRTP from the exons ATGGCAAAGTGGTTTAAAGATTTTCCAACAAGTCTCAAAACTGGATCAGATCGAATTCGTTCGGCTTCTGAATCTGGCACTCAAGCTCGCCCCAAACCGGTGCCGAACAGCGGTACCGGAGCGAAAGGGAGCTTGCGTAAAAATTCTGGAGCAGAAAATGCCAGCGGCGGCGGAGTGGGTTCGCTACTGTCAGGCAGAAACCGAAAAAATTCGGCCATTGAACTGGGACGGAACCACTCTAGCACAGCCTCTGGTTCGGCCAAAGATGGAAAGATATGGGAAATTCTGATTCCAGGAAAAAGTAAGAAGAATCCCCGAATGGAAGGCTTTGAAGACCACCGTACTCTCAGGACGACTAGTTCTGCTGACCCATACATGAGCCGAATGGTCAAAGTAGATAAACAAGAGAAAGGCTCAAAGTACGTGAATACCGCAGCGGACACCGAGCGAGGGAAATCCCCGCTTAAAACGGAGACG cTGATAATCCTGGAGGACTACGCAGACCCTTACGATGCAGAGAAAAcgagggagcagagagaagctgaaagagaaggagagaatgatgGATACATGGAGCCGTACGATGCCCAGCTTATCATAACAG agaTCCGTCGTCGAGGATCTAAGGACctgctgaaggtgtgtgtggtgttgaacggaggagaaggggagggatcCGGGGAAGCGCAGATCTACGACGTCCCATACGAGGACGTGCTGGAGGGAATTCCCCTGACCCGACCCGAGTCAGACCTCCGTCCACCCACGGAGTACGAGCTCCCCTGGGAATGGAAAAAGGGGCAGATTGTTCGAGCCCTGTCCG CTCAGTTTGATGCTGTGGAGCGTGTGGCTAAAGACGACGGCGCCCCCCCAGCCGTGAAGCAACACACTCTGCGCTCGGTCAAGAGCTGGACCTCCAAATCTCTACGGCCTTCTCCTCCAtcccccaccacaccctcagCCCCTGGAACCTGCCCCGACACGGACAGTCCCAAAGTCGACCCCACCCTGCCCCTGGAGAAACAGAg ctggtaTCATGGGAGTGTAAGTCGGCAGGAGGCGGAGGCTCAGCTCCAGAACTGCAGGGAGGCCAGCTTTCTGGTGCGAGACAGCGAGTCAGCCACCAGCAAATATTCCATTGCCCTTAA GACCAGCCAGGGCTGTGTGCACATCATCGTAGCCCAGACTAAAGAGTGTGGTTACACACTGGACCAGAGCAGCTGTGTGTTCCCCAGTATCCCAGAGGTGGTGTACCACTACTGCACCAGACGCCTGCCCTTCACCGGGGCTGAACATATGACCCTGCTGCACCCTGTACCCCGCACaccctga
- the chrnb2 gene encoding neuronal acetylcholine receptor subunit beta-2 — protein MARWTLLCLLFAIVESSQGADTEERLVEHLLNPAHYNKLIRPATNGSELVTVQLMVSLAQLISVHEREQIMTTNVWLTQEWQDYRLTWVPEEFDGMKKVRLPSKHIWLPDVVLYNNADGMYEVSFYSNAVVSYDGSVFWLPPAIYKSACKIEVKHFPFDQQNCTLTFRSWTYERTEVDLVLRADVASMDDFTPSGEWDIIALPGRRNENPSEPAYVDITYDFIIRRKPLFYTINLIIPCVLITSLAILVFYLPSDCGEKMTLCISVLLALTVFLLLISKIVPPTSLDVPLVGKYLMFTMVLVTFSIVTSVCVLNVHHRSPTTHTMPPWVKLVFLERLPALLFMRQPRYSGERQRLRRRRRRTEECRGAGLGAMSSAPSSKEAGEACTCYVNRASLEQFGGVELSSAEGGGAGGSVDGQNGLRESGSDARDGGSSAPGRAKQAVPAPGLTHTLLGHACSGIEEAVDGVRFIANHMKSEDDDRSVSEDWKYVAMVIDRLFLWIFVFVCVFGTIGMFLQPLFQNSSKTVINAPG, from the exons ATGGCTCGCTGGACGCTGCTATGCCTGCTCTTCGCCATTGTGGAAA GTAGCCAAGGAGCTGACACAGAGGAACGATTGGTGGAGCATCTCCTAAATCCCGCCCACTACAACAAACTGATTCGTCCAGCGACCAATGGCTCAGAACTGGTGACAGTGCAGCTGATGGTCTCATTGGCCCAGCTCATTAGTGTG catgagagagagcaaatcATGACCACTAACGTCTGGCTCACCcag GAGTGGCAGGACTACCGTCTAACGTGGGTCCCAGAAGAGTTTGATGGCATGAAGAAGGTCCGCCTCCCCTCCAAACACATCTGGCTGCCAGATGTGGTCCTCTACAACAA CGCTGACGGCATGTACGAGGTGTCTTTCTACTCCAACGCGGTCGTCTCCTACGACGGCAGCGTCTTCTGGCTACCTCCAGCCATCTACAAGAGCGCGTGTAAGATCGAGGTGAAGCACTTCCCTTTTGACCAACAGAACTGCACGCTCACCTTCCGCTCATGGACGTACGAGCGCACCGAGGTAGACCTGGTCCTGCGCGCGGACGTGGCCAGCATGGACGACttcacgcccagcggggagtgGGACATAATTGCGCTGCCGGGCCGACGCAACGAGAACCCGTCGGAGCCGGCCTACGTGGACATCACCTATGACTTCATAATCCGCCGCAAGCCGCTGTTCTACACCATCAACCTGATCATCCCCTGCGTGTTGATCACCTCGTTGGCCATCCTGGTCTTCTACCTGCCGTCCGACTGCGGCGAGAAGATGACGCTGTGCATCTCCGTGCTGCTGGCGCTCactgtcttcctcctcctcatctccaAGATCGTCCCCCCCACCTCGCTGGACGTGCCCCTGGTGGGCAAGTACCTGATGTTCACCATGGTGCTGGTGACGTTCTCCATCGTGACGAGCGTGTGCGTGCTCAATGTGCATCACCGctcacccaccacccacaccatgcCGCCGTGGGTGAAGCTCGTGTTTCTTGAGCGCCTGCCCGCGCTGCTGTTTATGCGCCAGCCGCGCTACAGCGGCGAACGCCAGCGCCtgcgccgccgccgccgccgtaCCGAGGAGTGTCGCGGCGCGGGGCTCGGCGCCATGTCCTCCGCCCCGTCCAGCAAGGAGGCCGGCGAGGCGTGCACGTGCTACGTGAACCGCGCCTCTCTCGAGCAGTTCGGAGGGGTGGAGCTGAGCAGCGCTGAGGGAGGCGGAGCTGGAGGGTCCGTGGACGGGCAGAATGGGCTGAGGGAAAGTGGGTCCGACGCAAGGGATGGGGGCAGCTCCGCACCAGGCCGGGCCAAGCAGGCAGTGCCGGCACCGGGCCTGACACACACCCTGCTGGGGCACGCCTGCTCCGGCATCGAGGAGGCTGTGGATGGCGTTCGCTTCATAGCCAACCACATGAAGAGCGAGGATGACGACCGCAGC GTGAGTGAAGATTGGAAgtatgttgccatggtgattgACCGGCTGTTCCTCTGGATCttcgtgtttgtttgtgtctttggcACTATAGGAATGTTCCTCCAGCCTCTCTTTCAGAACTCCTCCAAGACTGTCATCAACGCACCtggctga